A genomic segment from Ptychodera flava strain L36383 chromosome 23 unlocalized genomic scaffold, AS_Pfla_20210202 Scaffold_23__1_contigs__length_28996876_pilon, whole genome shotgun sequence encodes:
- the LOC139123538 gene encoding pyruvate kinase PKM-like, with amino-acid sequence MASLKPSKASIHPSSADLEDLDEQGGSHFHQKQQLRQLAAAKAYTFLDHLCKLDIYIPPANVRNTGIICTIGPASRSVDILEQMISSGMNIARLNFSHGTHEYHEQTIKNIREAGDRFQFPRCVGIALDTKGPEIRTGLLKGGGSAEIELVKGEKIRLSLDPKYSESGDKDRIYVDYKNITKVVNVGGKIYVDDGLISLKVEKIGDDYLDCLIENGGMLGSRKGCNLPEAEVDLPAVSEKDKSDLLFGVEQDVDIVFASFIRKAADVAAIRDVLGEKGKKIKVVSKIENHEGVRKFGEILEASDGIMVARGDLGIEIPSEKVFLAQKSMIGRCNKAGKSVICATQMLESMVHKPRATRAEISDVANAVLDGADCVMLSGETAKGDYPLEAVQLMHKICHEAEAAVFHRQVFEELRRHTPFPTDAPLSIAMAAVSASISCPTLAGKSSFLVSQYRPLCPILSITRDAQVARQVHLYRGCFPIHYKEPVAPNWADDIDNRIRYAISVGKKRGFYDSGDPIICITGWRPGTGYTNTMRIIPA; translated from the exons ATGGCGTCTCTAAAGCCATCCAAGGCGTCGATCCACCCTAGTTCTGCAGACCTGGAAGACTTAGACGAGCagggtggcagccattttcacCAGAAACAACAGTTAAGACAGCTTGCGGCTGCCAAGGCTTACACTTTCCTGGACCATCTCTGCAAGCTCGATATCTATATACCGCCTGCCAATGTACGAAATACTGGCATCATCTGTACTATTG GACCTGCTTCTCGGAGTGTGGACATCTTGGAACAGATGATATCGTCCGGTATGAACATTGCAAGACTGAATTTCTCTCATGGTACCCATGAA TACCATGAACAGACAATTAAGAATATTCGCGAAGCCGGTGATCGGTTTCAGTTCCCCCGCTGTGTTGGTATCGCTTTAGATACCAAGGGACCTGAAATACGTACTGGTTTGCTGAAAGGG GGTGGTTCTGCAGAAATTGAGCTGGTGAAAGGTGAGAAGATACGACTGTCTCTGGATCCCAAGTACAGTGAGAGTGGTGATAAAGATCGTATCTATGTAGACTACAAGAACATCACCAAAGTGGTCAACGTTGGTGGGAAGATCTATGTTGATGATGGTCTGATATCTCTCAAAGTGGAAAAAATCG GTGATGATTACCTTGACTGTCTGATTGAGAATGGAGGAATGCTTGGAAGCAGAAAAGGATGTAACTTACCAGAGGCCGAGGTGGATCTCCCAGCAGTCTCAGAGAAAGACAAGTCTGATTTATTGTTTGGAGTTGAGCAAGAT gtgGACATAGTATTTGCATCTTTCATTCGTAAAGCGGCTGACGTGGCAGCCATCAGAGATGTTCTCGGTGAgaaaggaaaaaagatcaaagtcgtcagtaaaattgaaaaccatgaAGGTGTCAGGAA GTTTGGTGAAATTCTAGAGGCATCTGATGGTATAATGGTGGCCAGGGGTGATCTTGGAATTGAAATTCCTTCAGAGAAGGTATTTCTGGCCCAGAAGTCAATGATTGGTCGCTGCAACAAAGCTGGGAAGTCTGTCATTTGTGCTACCCAG ATGTTGGAAAGTATGGTGCACAAGCCACGTGCCACCCGTGCTGAGATCAGTGATGTGGCTAACGCTGTGTTAGATGGTGCTGACTGTGTCATGTTGTCTGGTGAAACAGCCAAAGGAGATTATCCATTGGAAGCTGTACAGCTCATGCATAAG ATTTGCCATGAGGCCGAAGCAGCTGTGTTCCATCGTCAGGTCTTTGAAGAGCTGAGACGACACACTCCTTTCCCAACAGATGCTCCTTTGTCCATCGCCATGGCGGCAGTGTCTGCGTCAATTTCTTGTCCTACGCTGGCTGGAAA GTCCTCATTCTTGGTTTCTCAGTACCGCCCGTTGTGTCCGATTCTCTCCATCACTCGCGACGCTCAAGTAGCCAGACAAGTCCATCTGTACCGTGGGTGCTTCCCCATCCACTACAAAGAGCCAGTAGCTCCCAACTGGGCCGACGATATTGATAACAGAATACGATATGCCATCTCAGTTGGCAAGAAGAGAGGTTTCTACGATTCCGGTGATCCGATCATCTGCATCACCGGTTGGCGCCCGGGAACTGGGTATACCAACACCATGCGTATTATCCCGGCGTAA